The genomic region GTGAGATCGTCCCGCGGTCGACCTTTCGGTACAGTTCGACAGAGAATCATAACGTTCCCTTCCCCGTTGGGGCTGCCCTCCTTGCGCGGTTATGAGATGAGATCCGTTAAGTTAACGACCTCACCATACCACCGCTCCGCATAATCTCGGAGGATAGATTTGATGCGTGCCTTCTATTTTCTACTTAAGTATCTGGAATAATATACTCACTCTAGCTTCTCTTTCTGTTTTTCATTAAATCCGCAGAATGTGTTAGGACTAGGTGAAAACAAGATCGAAACTGTATCGCCGTTGAGGGCTTCTGAAACACACATTTGGAAGAGAAGTAAGGCAGCAGATGTCGTAGGAGGTTGATCTATGCTGTCGACGGCGAAAAATGATTTTTCCGCCTTTTGTGATATCTTGGTCCGGACACAGTTATGCGATCCAACAGAGCAAAACAATCCTTGATCGATACTGTCCAATTCGAACCTACTCAAGCAAAAGTCAACTACTCACTGTGCCTATTCATCCTCGGTATCTGTTGCGGCCAAAATCTCAGGATACCGGTTCCGTATCGTCATCTCGCTTACGTCCGTAGCATGAGCGATATCTGCTTGTCGGAGAGACTCATCGCACTGTTTGGCAGCCGCGTACAGTGCCCCTGCGGCGATGCCTACCGGATGTTTCCCGCTGTGAACACCGTTTTCAACCGCTATTCCGGCGAGACGTCGTGCCTCTCGCTCTGTCGCGTCCGTACACTCCACGTCCGACGCAATCCGCCCGATGAACGAACGAGGATCTGTTGGTGGAATTTCTAACCCGAGTTCACGTGAGACGTGTCGATATGCCCGCTCAACGCGAATTTGTTCGACGCGGCTCACTGTTGAAACCTCGTCGATAGAGCGCGGGACGTCATCCATGCGACTCGCCGCGTACAGCACCGCAGTGGCGACGCTTTCAACGGCTCGACCCGGAAGGAGTCCGTCCGCAAGTGCGCGACGGTAGATGACGCCTGCCGTCTCTCGGGTGCTTTCGGGCACGCCGAGCGCGGAAGCCATGCGGTCGATCTCACCGAGCGCATGCATGAGATTCCTATCCGCCGATGAGCGTCGTCGGAAGCGCTCATCCCATCGTCGAAGGCGACGCATCTGTTGTCGCCGTTCTCCCGACAGCGCGTTCCCCTTCGCGTCGGTGTCTTGCCACCCGATCACCGTCGATAACCCCTTATCGTGTAAGAGGTTCGTGCTCGATGGCCCGACGCGAGAGTCCTGATCGCCGGTGCCGTCCGGCGTGTACAGTTTGATGTTCGTATCAAGCGTCGCGTCTGAAACGACGAGTCCACAGTCGTCACAGACCGCATCAACGTCATCATCGGCTCGACGAAGTCGTCCGTGACACTCCGGACACGTAGTCTGACTGTGCCGTTCGTCCTCATTCTCCTCCGAAACGGAGTCGGTAACAGACTGACAATCGCCGGCTGCGCTTGACGAGGGCGCATCAGTACCGCTTTTGCGGGAAACTGTGTCCGGTCGCTCTTCGTTAGTGCGCTTGTTCATCAAGTCGAATCACCTCTCGTGACCGGGGCAGAACAGACGCGTTCGACTGTGTGCCTGGCCAGTACCGTTCATTGTGGGCTCTGAGCCGGCGTCGAGTCGCTGATCCTGATACCGTGCGCGGTGACTCTCGTAGCAACGGCAGATGGAACTGACCACACTGTCTCGGTGGGTACTGTCACTCCGTCGATCGCGAGGCAGACGAGTTTCCCTCGTCCCCGCCGCGCCGCAATGACAAATTCAAACCGGCGTGATCGGTTGTCAGTCGCCGTCACGTGGACCGTTGAGAGCCCGTTCGCGCTCTCCCATGTTGTCGTGTCGACGACGCTGAGGTCGCCTGCAGGAGTGACAGCGGTCGAGCCGCAGGCTGGACAGGACCCTTCGTGCGGGGCCGTTCCGAGGTACCCGTAATCGGTCTCACACGCAAAGCAGTGTTCCATGGTCTGAGACTAGTATCGATCCACGATCGTCTCTGCGATGTGTGCCCGACCGGAACATGCTGGACAGGCAACTACGTCACCACCGTCTAACCCGAACACGGTCACAAACTGTTGTGAGACGTGTGCTCCGCAGTGGGCGCACTCCGGCATCAGATCACCCCAGCGAACCCTCCATCTCGAGCTCGACGAGCCGGTTGAGCTCGACGGCGTACTCGATCGGCAGCTCCTCCGTGATGGGCTCGATGAAGCCCGAAACGATCATCTGTTTGGCGTCGTCGTCGTCGAGACCGCGCGACTGGAGGTAGAAGATGTCCTCGTCGCCGATCTTCCCAACGGTGGCCTCGTGGGCGACGTCAACCTTCGACTCGTTGATCTCCATGTACGGCATCGTGTCCGACGTCGACTCGTTGTCGAACATCAGCGCGTCACACTCCACGGCGGTTGAGGAGTTCTCGGCGCCGTCCGCGATGTGGACGAGGCCCCGGTAGTTGGTGCGGCCGCCGTCCTTCGCGATCGACTTCGACTCGACCGTGGACTTGGTGTCCGGCGCGTTGTGGTACACCTTCGCGCCGGTGTCGATGTCCTGGCCCTCGCCCGCGAAGGCGATGGTGATGTGGTTGTCGGAGGCGCCGCGGCCCTTCAGGATCGTCGAGGGGTACAGCATCGTCGCCTTCGACCCCATCGAGCCGGAGATCCACTCCATGCGCCCGCCCTTGTCGGCGATGGCGCGCTTGGTGTTCAGGTTGTACGTGTTCTTCGACCAGTTCTGCACGGTCGAGTACTGAACGTGTGCGTCCTCGTCGACGAACACTTCGACGCCGCCGCAGTGGAGGTTGAACTTCGAGTACTTCGGGGCGGAACAGCCCTCGATGTAGTGAACTTCCGAGCCCTCCTCGGCGATGATGAGCGTGTGCTCGAACTGACCCATCCCCTCGGAGTTCATCCGGAAGTACGCCTGGACCGGCATGTCGACGGTGGTGTTTTCGGGGACGTAGACGAACGAGCCGCCCGACCAGATGGCGCCGTGAAGAGCGGCAAACTTGTTGTCGCTCGGGGGGACGCACTTCGTCATGAAGTGCTCGCGGACGAGCTCCTCGTGTTCTTGGACGGCCTCATCCATATTACAGAAGATGACGCCCTTCTCCTCCCAGCGCTCCTGCATGTTCTGGTAGACGACTTCCGACTCGTACTGGGCGCCGACACCGGAGAGCGCGTTCTTCTCGGCCTCCGGGATGCCCAGCTTGTCGAAGGTGTCCTTGATGTCGTCCGGGAGTTCCGTCCAGTCGTCGACGCCGGCACGAACGTCGACGTCCGGCCGAATGTAGGGAACGATCTCGTCGACGTCGACCTCACTCAGGTCCGGCTGGCCGGGCCAGTCGGTGGGCATCGGCATCTCTTGAAACTGTTCGAGTGCTCGCAGGCGCCGCTCCAGCATCCACTCGGGTTCGTCTTTGTCCTCCGAGATGACGCGGACCGTCTCCTCGGTGAGACCCTTCTCGCTTTTGAAGGCGGACTTCTCCTCCTTCTTGAACTCGAATCGGGCCTCAGTGTTCGTCTCTTTGAGATCGTCTTGTTTTGAACTCATCAAAGTATTCTTCAGAGACTACGAATATAAGTGTGGTGCGTTAGAACACTCGTTAGTAACTTATAGTGGTTTCTTTAACGAAAATGAATAACTTTGTGTAGTTTAATTCGGTTTCTCTACTCGGTAGAATTTAATATGTGGCGAGAGGACCATTCGGTAGAAACAGGGTCACCGTCACTCGTTAGCGAGAATGACTTGACAGCACTCGATCGCTGCTTCGATGTGGCGGTCGGCGACCACGTCGCCCGTTTCGTCAGCCGACTCAAGTAGTGTGGCAACTTGGCGGACCCGTTTCCGTCTGGTTTGCGTGTCAAGATCGTCACTAGTAGCATCGCGGGCGACGGCTTCAGCTTCTCCGAGCCATCGGTTTGTCGCTGGCGGTACCGGGCGATCTGCGGTCGCAGTTAGGTGAGTCGCTAGTGCGTCGACCGCAGCCCGCGGCTCGGTTGGGATGTCGATCTCGTCCATCATTGTTGGTATGTTAGCGCCCACTCTGAAGAATTGTTGCGCCAAGCCACACGCCAGATGCTTTCGGACGTCTCCAGCCGAGTGCGACCTCTTGTTAGCGTATAGTAGCACGTCCTCGGTATCTGTCCGGACTTGTTCGAGAGACACACCAGACGACACAAACCCGTACGCAACCGAGGATGACTATGGTCGAGTCACTCCTCCGAATTGACGTCGTCCTCTTCGTTCTCATCGGCGTGCTCGGCGGCGCACACTGTATCGGGATGTGTGGGCCGTTAGTGACGATGTACTCGAAACAAATGACGCCGCAGCCCGATGGCGGGGCGGTGACAGCCAACGACGGGCGTCCCGGTCATCTCACGACCTACGAGGTTCGCCAGCACTTCCTGTTCAACGTCGGCCGAGCGACGACATACGCAATTCTCGGGACTCTCTTCGGCGCGCTCGGAAGCGTCGTGTTCGTCACCGCTGACCAGCTGACACCGATCGCCGACCTCCTGCGAGGTGTTGTCGGTCTTGCCGTCGGAGGGTTCATTGTGGCGACCGGCGTTCGATATGTGATTGGAGGAAGCGGAGGCGATATTCGAATCCCCGGCGTCCAGCGCGTTACGTCGTGGCTCGCGACGAGAGTCCATCGGCACGTGAACAGCCCGAGTATTGTTGGGCTCGGCGCCGTTCATGCGTTTCTTCCCTGCCCGATGCTGTATCCCGCGTATCTGTTCGCCCTCGCGAGTGGCTCTCCGACTACCGGGGGAATCGCTCTCGGTGCCCTCGGTATCGGGACGATTCCAGCCGTCTTCCTCTATGGGACGATTATCCAGTCGATCGACGTTGCCCACCGTCGACGCGTTCATCGGCTGCTCGGCGTGGTGTTCGTCGTGCTGGGGTACGTGCTATTCGCGCACGGATTGATGGCACTCGGAGTTCACCTCCCACATCCGATGTTCCCGCATTACCAGCCCCTCGGGGGCGCGATGGGGCACTGACCGAGCACTGGACTTTTTTGGCTCGATATCGGCGACGGGCCCCAATCAACAACTACGATGCGGAAAACGACGGTAGCTGGCCTCCCGGAACGCAAGAACTGTCACGCGGTGGCAACTCGTCCGAGGTCGTCGACGAGCCGTTCGATGTCGGTTTGCGGGCCCCGTGGGTACGCCCGCTCGATGATCCCTTGCTTATTGGCGAGGATGATAAGCCCGTAGTGCGGGAAGCGATACTCTAAATTCTCGATGTCATCTGCCGGTTGCTTCTCGATCTTCAGACCGAAGTGCTCGTCGTGTATCTCTTGGGCCCGCTCGTAGGTCTCTGGGCGGAGGAAGTGCCAGTTCCCCGCGTCGAGGTCGACCCCCTGCTGGCCAGCGTACTCGCGGAGGGCCTCGGCGGTGTCGCGCTCGGGATCGAACGTGATGGGGAGAAACGCGACTTGGTCGCCGTATCCCTCCTCGGTGGCGGCCTCCTGTCCACGACGGAGCCGGAGAATGAGTGCGGGACACACCCCGTCCGGACAGTTGGTGTAAAATGACGTCCACAGCACCGCGCGCTCGCCCTCGAACTGGGCCGTCGATATCTCCTCGCCGTGGATCGGGTCGGGGACGGTGAACTCGGGCATGTTGTCACCGTAGCTCGGGAATGATGCCTCGCTGAGGTCTCGCTCCGGCGGTCCGAGAACGGTTCCTTCGGCGCCACTACTGCCAAGGACACCAAGACAACCGGCAGTGCCGGCGGTGACTCCCGCGACCCCGGCCGTTTTACAGAAACTCCGTCGGTCCATACGTTCGCGTATCGGTCCCGCGGTCTTGAGGTATCTGGTGTGACCTTCGAACGCGCCACTTGCGTCCGATCCGGGCGGGTCCAGCCAGTCAGCTCCTTATTCAAAGAGGCTGTCGACGCTTCGAATGAACCGGTCGACGAGCCGGTCTGGCAGCGAGGGCGACACCACCTCAAGCAACTCAGCCGTGCGGTCCGGGCGGGTCAGCGTGATCGTCATCGGGCGGTCGTCGGATTTCGTGACGATTCCAGCGTCGCTGAGGGTCGAGACGTGCCACGAGACCGTGCTCCGCGCGAGATCCAATTCTGTGGTTAGTGTTTCCGGGCGAAGAGGACCGTCCGCATGGAGCCGCAGTACGATCTCGCGGGCGGTCTCACGTCGAAGGAACGCGAGCGCGCGTCGTTCCCACGGGCCGAAGGTGGGATCGAAGTAGTGAGCCCGACCAGCGATCCGCTCGACCATCAACTCCCCGTCGTTCACTAGTCGTCGGAGATGATACTGCGCCTGTCCGGTGGCGATGCCCAGATCGCGTGTCACCTGGTTGAAGTGGACACCAGGCGTCTCGCGGACGTGTCGTCGCACCCGACCTCTGGTCGTCGCCATCGTGAGTATTCGCCTGTAATCGGCTGAGAGATAAAACCTGTCGGGGGCTTTCCTCCCATGAGAACGTTTTGCCCCGTGTCTTCTTATCACTCCCAACGCATACTGGCCAGTGTCGTGATCGCGTCGCTCATCGTTCGGGCCGTCTTCTCGGCTTTCGTGCCATTGACCGTTCAGGGGTCGCCCGTACTGCTGACCGTCATCGCGTGTGCCGGAATCGGAACCAGCGCGCTCTTCGTCGTGAGCCTCGTCGCGTATCGACGCCGCCAGACCGGCCAGTACCGACTGATCAGCGCCGCGGTTGGGGTGCTTGTTCTACGGTCACTGATTGGCGCTGGGACTGTTCTGGGAGCTGTTCCGATGCCGGTTCACCACTTCGTCGAACACAGCTTTGACTTCCTGATCGCTGCGATGATCCTCTACGCCGTGTACGCTCACGCCCCGGGTTCGCTTGGTGAGGATGTCACAAGCGACTAGCTTGGTTGAGTCCTAGCCAGCTCGATCCCAGTACATACCAATCAGCGCCAGACATCGTCCACTCCAGACCGATCTGTACGCTCGTTGATCCGGAGCGAACGCCTCCTGTGAGTGGTTTATGTCCTCTGGCAAACGCCGTTCGAC from Halorubrum salinarum harbors:
- a CDS encoding transcription initiation factor IIB — translated: MNKRTNEERPDTVSRKSGTDAPSSSAAGDCQSVTDSVSEENEDERHSQTTCPECHGRLRRADDDVDAVCDDCGLVVSDATLDTNIKLYTPDGTGDQDSRVGPSSTNLLHDKGLSTVIGWQDTDAKGNALSGERRQQMRRLRRWDERFRRRSSADRNLMHALGEIDRMASALGVPESTRETAGVIYRRALADGLLPGRAVESVATAVLYAASRMDDVPRSIDEVSTVSRVEQIRVERAYRHVSRELGLEIPPTDPRSFIGRIASDVECTDATEREARRLAGIAVENGVHSGKHPVGIAAGALYAAAKQCDESLRQADIAHATDVSEMTIRNRYPEILAATDTEDE
- a CDS encoding DUF7563 family protein, translating into MPECAHCGAHVSQQFVTVFGLDGGDVVACPACSGRAHIAETIVDRY
- the sufB gene encoding Fe-S cluster assembly protein SufB, with the translated sequence MSSKQDDLKETNTEARFEFKKEEKSAFKSEKGLTEETVRVISEDKDEPEWMLERRLRALEQFQEMPMPTDWPGQPDLSEVDVDEIVPYIRPDVDVRAGVDDWTELPDDIKDTFDKLGIPEAEKNALSGVGAQYESEVVYQNMQERWEEKGVIFCNMDEAVQEHEELVREHFMTKCVPPSDNKFAALHGAIWSGGSFVYVPENTTVDMPVQAYFRMNSEGMGQFEHTLIIAEEGSEVHYIEGCSAPKYSKFNLHCGGVEVFVDEDAHVQYSTVQNWSKNTYNLNTKRAIADKGGRMEWISGSMGSKATMLYPSTILKGRGASDNHITIAFAGEGQDIDTGAKVYHNAPDTKSTVESKSIAKDGGRTNYRGLVHIADGAENSSTAVECDALMFDNESTSDTMPYMEINESKVDVAHEATVGKIGDEDIFYLQSRGLDDDDAKQMIVSGFIEPITEELPIEYAVELNRLVELEMEGSLG
- a CDS encoding sulfite exporter TauE/SafE family protein, giving the protein MVESLLRIDVVLFVLIGVLGGAHCIGMCGPLVTMYSKQMTPQPDGGAVTANDGRPGHLTTYEVRQHFLFNVGRATTYAILGTLFGALGSVVFVTADQLTPIADLLRGVVGLAVGGFIVATGVRYVIGGSGGDIRIPGVQRVTSWLATRVHRHVNSPSIVGLGAVHAFLPCPMLYPAYLFALASGSPTTGGIALGALGIGTIPAVFLYGTIIQSIDVAHRRRVHRLLGVVFVVLGYVLFAHGLMALGVHLPHPMFPHYQPLGGAMGH
- a CDS encoding SCO family protein, with the protein product MDRRSFCKTAGVAGVTAGTAGCLGVLGSSGAEGTVLGPPERDLSEASFPSYGDNMPEFTVPDPIHGEEISTAQFEGERAVLWTSFYTNCPDGVCPALILRLRRGQEAATEEGYGDQVAFLPITFDPERDTAEALREYAGQQGVDLDAGNWHFLRPETYERAQEIHDEHFGLKIEKQPADDIENLEYRFPHYGLIILANKQGIIERAYPRGPQTDIERLVDDLGRVATA
- a CDS encoding winged helix-turn-helix transcriptional regulator, whose protein sequence is MATTRGRVRRHVRETPGVHFNQVTRDLGIATGQAQYHLRRLVNDGELMVERIAGRAHYFDPTFGPWERRALAFLRRETAREIVLRLHADGPLRPETLTTELDLARSTVSWHVSTLSDAGIVTKSDDRPMTITLTRPDRTAELLEVVSPSLPDRLVDRFIRSVDSLFE
- a CDS encoding DUF7471 family protein, producing the protein MIASLIVRAVFSAFVPLTVQGSPVLLTVIACAGIGTSALFVVSLVAYRRRQTGQYRLISAAVGVLVLRSLIGAGTVLGAVPMPVHHFVEHSFDFLIAAMILYAVYAHAPGSLGEDVTSD